The DNA sequence ctcgcgcgtaggcgtacttggcgcgtatgcgccgttcttcgagaaagcatcatccacgcgtgcgcgtggagtgcgcgtacgcgtggccctgttttcatcccaaagttgatttttgagttttaaaagccaaacttcatacttctaagcctccaatatcaccacttatgtcttaaatcattatgatatgcctagcatgaggaaaagggctagtgaatgtggtaacttgcgagtgaagcaagggaaaaatgaatgatccatgaggatcaaagatgattatgtgagatgtggaggatggcggtggaagtgcttgttatgccatgggccgaatggccgtaattgttaatgaattggctggttatggatttaactgtgagccggatggctggattatgccgtgtggcggcggagccatgtttatggctaagtataaatgcatatatgctgttgaatgaattgtgaatgttggcacttccaccattggagatgagggtttccctgggtagtagcaatggctagccaccatgtgctccaggttgagactcgaagctctgttaacccaatgtcgtaagtgtggccgggcactgtgaaaggcccggatgagctcgcccccataaatattcaccagtgatggtgatggataaatattcaccagtgagggtgatggatatggatcatgattatgatcaagtttatgatgagtataactcgagttggggatgcacgacagagggacagtccaatggctagctaccaggacttgtcgggttggctctataaccgacagatgatatcatcagccactagggacaggcatgcatcataagcatactacatgaattgtttgagattgcctatttgactgcatattacttgctaattgcctaaatgccttatctgttcctatttgtaaatctcttgtctgatataactgtgtttgctatattatactcctgctggtggttgggaggtctgaaggaattggaaagggaagtattagttagactgaagaatctttagtcagttgccacttacggtttagcttgtttataagctttgatattatctgaaggaagttctaggattgccttcggctttcctctattattatgtattatatatgtggaagctgttaccgtgctggggacctctggttctcacccatgcggattttgtggttttcagatgcaggacgcgaggcttctcgttgaggcatgctggggacttctggattagcgaagatcctttgttctcgggactctgttttgggttatatatcttgtttagatacttttatctccattaaataatacaaactgtgacgactccttctagaggggatttttggagaataggttttctgtatttgtgtccctttgggtttcctttggggttttcttattttatcatatgtatatattgctatgctcggaccggttatcttcgcaaccgggttttgagtcttgatattcccatttttgacactctttatatatatgatcttgcacTAGCTTaccctttgctcgttacgttatcattCGGAGTGTTACgttttcgagttacggtttttgtttacccctttttcttcaaaggctcctagttataatcaatcattcataatactatacgtactaaatttttgttttagaggtcgtaataccttgccatctctgaattatgacttaagcataagactctgtatggtagggtgttacaatgagtctctaaactccattgttgggggtgaggagctctgctgtgtctcgatgaattaatgcaagtatttctgttttctattcaaacacgcttgttcctatctaagatgttcattcgcgcttaactgtgatgaaggtgatgattcatgacactcatcaccattctcaacccatgaacgtgtgcctgacaaccatttccattctatatcagattgaatgagtatttcTTAGATCTctcaatcagaatcttcgtggtataagctagaattgatggcggcattcatgagaattcggaaggtctaaaccttttctgtgatattccgagtaggattcaaggattgaatgactgtgacgagcttcaaactcctgaaggctgggcgttagtgacaaacgcaaaggaatcaagggattctattccaaccggattgagaaccaaccggtgattagccgtgctgtgacagagcgcgtgagcgtagttttcactggaaggatggaaggtagccattgacaacggtgatccaccaacacacagcttgccataggaggacgtgcgtgcgtgaacaagaagacagaggaaagcagagattcagaagacaaagcatctccaaaactccaacatattctccattactgcataacaagtaacctttaatccatgctctcttgtttatttgcaattcacttgataaacataattgacttcctgactaagatgtacaagataaccatagattgcttcaaaccaacaatctccgtgggattcgacccttactcacgtgaggtattacttggacgacccagtgcacttgctggtcagtggtacgagttgtaaaaagtgtgattcacaatttgtgcaccagctTCTTATTGATCTGTTCTATAATTCATAGTTTTTTATTTGTTCGTCATACCTAATTGCTCTTGAATTTGTTCCTCATATCTGATTTGGTAATTTGTGTAAATTTGTTCTATATATTCGGTAATTTGCTCTACTTcgttgatttttctatttttttattcataataaaaaatgagGGAAAGATAACTGTGACTTAGTGATGCAATTCTATTGTTTGTTCTGTTTTAGAGTTCTATTCAGTTTATGTTTTATCTAATTTGACTTCTAatccttcattttttttctttttcaatttttgtacACCAAGTATTTGTTCTTTTTCCTAAATCAAAAGTTCACATCAAATAGGAGTATCTAGCTTTATTTTAagagcttttatatatatatatatatatatatatatatatatatatatatatatatatatattctattttgagAGTTTAAATTTCTATAATATATTAATGTACATTAGTAATATTGTTTATTTGCTTAGATACTTGATATAGGTCAAACAATTTTATTAATGGTTTCTAAATCGCTGTTAAAGAAACAAAGTCAACTAATTGAGgtaagtattttttataattgaagcTTACTCTTTGTTAAACTTAAAGAATTTTAATTGTGTTTAGTGCCATTTTAATTGATTAACTATATTGGTAGCATTCTTATTATTAGGATCTTCACTTCTTATACATCATGCTTATTACAATTCTAATAAAAAGATATGTATACATTTAATCTAATCTAATTTGAGATTATGTACCATAATTTATTGTTGAAATTTTCAACTATTATTGTTCATAAAGTTAAAATTGTATATACAAGTGCAACTTCTTATTATGAATAATAATAGTTGAAAGTTTTAAcaataatagaaaatagaaaactttctacggtcaaattattcatcaaattattcataaaaaaaatagaaaatttgacatttataatattttttaaaaatatatattaatttttacacttaaTTACAACtgttaaaaaaatgttaaaatagctttttttttcttgtagtaATATCAATACacgattttataatatttaaagaaTACAATTATaagtaaatcaaaataattatgcCTTATTTATGATAGAAATAAATACATTATTTCATATACTAATTACTTCCTCTCTTCTAattctttcttatattttctcCTCACTCGAACAGTATTAAacaaagtataattttttttgtaatgtatttttttactttttttattggtctaattattctgttggtccctatagtttcgttaaatttttaattaggttcctatacttttttccttttaattaaatccatgaattatttatttttttcaattaagtctctatcgtgacaaaaatatttgatttaacGGAATATTCCGATCCTAAACTAAAGATACTTTAACGTTTTTGAATTCCTAATTATCTCTTCCCTTCGATTTTTTAAAACGACAAAATTAGCCTTTTCACTGTCATTTTCTTTCACTCCCTCTTTCGTCCCCTCGTTGCGCACACCATCGTCAGCTGAGCTCAAATCCACCACTGAAACATTGCTTGAGGGGTGTCGCTTCGCCTTTGTTATCGCCACCATTGAAGGTGTTTTTGCTGAAATTTTTCCACCAGAGTCGTGCTTCCTCGTTCTCTTTTTCACAAAACATGCCATTACGAGCAGGTTTGGTTTTTGTACAAAACTTCCCTAGTACGAGTTGAAGGAAGGATTGGAGACTCACGGGTATAGTTCATGGTGTTGGTTTGAAAACCACTTTTCGTGTTCATCCGTCATGTTGCCAAGGCTTGGCAAGTCCCCACAGATAGAGCCAATATACAAGACTTTGCTAGTATGGATTGAAGGAAGGATCGAGGACTCGCCAGTCTTGGTGATGATGTGATCGGATTCCTGGAGCGacgggggtggtacctgcaaagacactccgatactCAAGTcaaaatggatctaagaggtgtAAGTAAGGGTTAGGAATGTGTAACGTACCCGAGGGAGTTTCTGGCTCCCATTATATAGTTTgtgttgttatcttatcttatcttgttgactaagataaaaaaaaaaaagtatttgaatttgaatattagtTAGAGATTCCCGACTTTCTAGCCACTTTGGGCCATAGGGATATTTTGGGCTTTGGGACCCGGGTCGTCGTTAGGCGGTATGGGGCTCCATACGCCAAGTCCAGAACAGTTTTCATCGCTACTACTTGCAGCACCGCAGTTTCCACCGTTTAGAGTTTTGAGTTCTGTGAAAATCCTTTTATTTGccgattgtaatttgttttcctCCTAATTGTTATTGGTTATGTTGTCATTGTTGTACACTCAGGAATCTTTTTTCTTATGTGTTAGGGACTTGTAGAACAATGAACGAGTGATTGATGAAGCAAAAATCTTCGAGTAGAAATTAGAATCGAATCGttttatataaataagtgaaaTCAAATTTCCTTTTGAACTGTGTATTGTGATAGCATAATAATGATGATAACGCACGGTGGCAGTGCATTGAGCTCAGGGGTGAAGCAGCAGGTTAAATTGGAGAAAGAAAACGAGCTCAGGATTGAGGTTGGAAATGATACTTTCTTTCGCCTTCGTCTTCTCAATAGAAATGCCGATATTTTAGGCACTGAACTTACCCCCAAAATTTGGCTCAATTTTTCACTTGACTCAAATTtgctttattttcaaattcatactctactattcttctattttcatcattgttattgttattgctcttatttgtatttaatttttcatttaggTTTTTACTTAGTATGGTGCTACTATTAAAATGGAAGGTATTATTGAAACTGATTATATTATTATGGATGAAGTAAACCTTCTTTACTACCATAATTTTTGAGTTGGTTTAATTGTTTAAGAAAAATGTGACTCTTTATGAGTTTGATTGTAAATTCTAATGGTCAATTATATTAATGTACATGCTATATTAAAAGTCAAAAGAATTCGTGCTGAAGCTTCATCCTCTCTTAGGTGTGATTTTGTCATCTATTTTTATGATAAACtgttatttttgtttataaatCACGCTGAACAAATTATAGGAAGTCAAGAAAAtactttttttgtttgtttgttagtaTATGCTTATGTGAATTTTGTTGACAGACTTGATTGTTGTTCAGGAACCTAAGATAATTATTGTAAGATTTACTGAATTTAGAAAGAGTACCTACTCAATATGAATAATTTGTAAAGAATAAATGAGgagtataataataaatttatttttatttaatattttttataatgtttACTATCAGGAGGGGCTtaagtaaaaaaaatagtttaaaaatttaattaaaaaaatagagacttaattaaaaatttgacaaaattataaaaactaatagaataattaaacttttttcattttgtttatatttatattaatagaaACATAAACAAGAATAACTTCACGTAgatcaaaactaatttttatatctatatatttcTTACTAAAATTTTTCGAAGATCATTCAAAAACTGAATTTATGTGAATACTCATTTTTAATGATACAACAAGCTTAATAACTCATATAATGCACTCATAAAAAAAATCTGGATATTAttcgtaaatataaaaataatatctaaaaatatttaaaattattcgtTAGTAatatatctctattttatttatatataagaatcgattaattttaaatagaatttttttttgaaaatgaattCAATTAATAGACTTAACAACAATTAATTAATAGAGTAATATTTTTAGATTATACCtaagataattataaaaaaatccaaCTATATTTCAAAATTAGTCTGCCGTGATCGTCGGATTTTGCATGAGATTATTCGgcaataaaaaaattctattcttttaaattttattttattcaggtTCTTTAGATTTAGTGTCGACTTTATAGTGAGATATATAACACTAAAAAAATTCACAGTAATTTatcactattttattttataattttttaattagcatCGATTGTGCTGACGGTAATTaccatcaaataaaaaattaaacgataatatatttttatcaaagtTTTTATGGTCAAATAAATTCCAATGATAAATTCCATAATACCGAGTAAGGTTTTGAGAACCGAACCAATCATCAAATCGCTCTAATTACtgatttattggttcaaccaGTAGTTTAACCGAAAAAACCATTTTTCATTCACTATTTGTAGAGCAATATATTTTCAAGCTAAATCTATTTTTCGTCATAAATTAGAAGAACCTTGTAACTGACTATTGTTAGAACTTGGAGGATTAGGATTAGCAACATCATTCGAATAAGAGGATTGACATGCAAATTATTAATCTTACATTGTTATCAACTTATCACCAATTGCTTCTTGATTAATATTATCATTCATaattgaaattaataaattatttatgaaattaaaaacaacagCGGCACATACAGCAAGAAATCtaataatcatcaacaatcagCATTCAGCatttggcattcaacaccagcatAAACATTACAAAATAGTGATAACACTAAATATTACAAAACATTAATCAATAATCACACTAAACTTGCAACCAGCATTCAGCATAAATATTACAAAACAGTGATAACACTAAATATTAcaaaacattaaccaataattACATTAACATGCAACCAGCAATGACAAAATAGCAACAAACATTAGTACATAAACATTTCAAAACAGTGATAACACTAAATCTGCACCCAGCAACCAGCAATTACAAAATAGCAATAAACATTACAaaacatcactacaagaaaaagcgtaTTTATCGACGCAAAAAATCGACGGCTATCTCTCCCGTCGATATTTTTCGACGGCTTGCTgtcgatatttaaaaaaaaaataaaaaataaaataaaataataaaatcgatGGCATGTTCGTCGATTTTTTTATGATGCATTAAATTCCTATTAACTATCATCATATTGTCAACGAACCGGATGgtgaaaatacttttattttaaaatcgacgGACATGGcgtctatttttatatttaaaatatcgacaacCTTTCCGTCGATAAATTTAAACAGTTCAGATTGATTTCTTAAATAAAATGAAGGGTGtggatttaatgtataaaatagacGCTGAAGGCGTtgctttttttcaaattaaaatcgaCATGAATGgcgtcgattttatataataatatcgacggcacCGTTGTCGATTTTAGTAACAATGTAAAATTCCCAAACTTATATTATAGATAGAAACAGTCGATCTCACTAcaagaaattattaaaaataaaatattaaaatcgacgacaATGCTGTCTATTATTTTAGCAACTTTCAACACCCTTTTCCTACAATCACATTGCCGACAAAGGAACGGATGataaatctttttctttaaaatcgacggatcttttgtctattttaataattaaaatatcgaCAATTTTTGTCGTCGATAAATTTTAACGATGGAGATTTTCTTTTGCAATAGGATGAAcggtttaaatttattatataaaattgacgattaatatgttaatttttgttttaactaaAATCGACCAACTTACCGTCGATTTTTATCTAACAAAAAATTATGCCCGCGTTTATTACCCGCGTCCTCCGTTTCAATCAATTTCCCAAACATTAACCCCAAACCTCCACAGACTCAAAGTTTGGAGTGaagctgctgctgcttcttcttctccaacgctTGAGAGTAGAGACCAGAGAGGAAGTCACCGTCACGGAGAGAGGCAGAGAGCAGATCAGTAGAGCTTCTTCTTCTCCGACGATTGAGAAAACCCGCCGTCCTCCGTCAGAGAgcagagcttcttcttcttctcctcctccgccgAGCCTGCTGCCGCGCCATCCTGTTCATGTAAGTTTCTCTCAGTCTCTCTGATTATTATACTTATTTTTGCAGTTGTTGTATCTACTATTTTCATAATGAAATTCTGAATTTGCATTTGTTAATAACAATCGCATCACTGAAACCTAGTTAGCATAATCAATTCACCACATTTCATCAATCGCTTCGTCTCTCTGTGCCGTTGTTGCTGCTGCCTTCAATTGACCGTGCTCAATCAAAATCAGTTACTCTCTCTCTTTCGTTcttcaattgatttttttttcatcaataaaaaattttcaggGAAGAATCATCTCTTGCAGTCTGAGATTAATCAATAATtttgtagaagaaaagaagataccCGAGGTTCTTCTACTAAAATTATTTGTTGCATCAGTTTCTTCTTACAAAGCATGATTTTTTGTTAAATGTGATCAATCATTTTCATATATTTATTTCTGAAACTTCTCAGCTATTGAAGACATTTCCAAATGCATCGAAGTTTCTCAAGAGTAAGTTTTCACTGATTCTTTACACAGGTTTCCTAAAATGCCTCTGTATTATAAAGAAGCAatcacatttttttcttttttgtagcaCTTGTGGCTGGTTTTGAGGTATGCAATTCTCAATTTGGAAGTTATTCAAGCAGCAATCTCTTTGGCCAAACAGGAAGGTCTTCTTGTTTCTTTGGATTTGGCCAGTTTTGAGGTACTAACCGCCacaatttgtttttcttcttcttttattattctcTTCTATGAAAAAATTAATGAAGCTAACTGTTCTCTAATACTTCTTTTCTTTGACAAGATGGTGAGGAAATTTAAGCCACCACTTATGAAGTTATTGGAGTCTGGCAATATAGACCTCTGTTTTGCCAATCAGGATGAAGCAACGAAACttcaattgtaattttttttgctgGCTTCTTTCCCAATCTTGTTCTTTTTTGCTTTGGTTGGAAAATGTGTAGTTGACTCTGCTGTGAACTGTTTGCTGTTGTGCATTGATCATTTGGAGAACATGACTAACTATACAATCATGGTAGTTTGGTTCACACTGCAGGAATTTGTTCTCAAGCCATTGCCTCCCAATATAGTGCATATCAGGATCTGATTCATGAAGCTTTCTAAAGAAAGCTAGTGTTCTCATTGCTCTTGCAATGGCTGCTGGCACTGGAGGGGTACAATGATTGCTATATTCATAGTGCTATGTTTTGCTCATATTATTGTAGATTCTAGATTGGCCATCAATAGCATTTTTAATGACTTTGAAGGTCTGGCCATAATAAATATGGAAGTTCACAGCATCCTCCACCTTTGAGAAGCTGCTCACTTTTGTTGGGGTGGTCCCTCCACAAACACCTCCACAACAGCTCAAGACCCAAACCAATGCTAAGAGAGAGAACAAGGCTTGAAGCCAAGAACTACAAGGAGTTGAGTCCATGAAGGTGAATGAATGATAAAGTAATTAAATCTGTTGCTATACAAAAATAATGTGAACAGTTGAGCTAATTATATATGTGCCACACTTTGCTCATAGTCATTATTTTAAGCTACCTTTTAGAAGGTAATAATAGAAAGCTAATAAACTTTTTTGCTATAGCAATTATGTTTTGCAGCTAAGCTAAACTGATAAATAATGCTTTAGTTTCTGTGATGAGAATAATGAAATATAGATGGAGATTCAGACTTGAGAGTGCAGAAATAATATTAAATGGATTGCAATAAAGAAATAATATTGTTGAAATATATAGTATGAAATGAATTATTAGTCATCTATTTGAAAGGTTAGTTAAGTTTGGAGGAAGAGATTATTAGCCATTTAAATTTAGAGGAAGAGATTACTCATTATTGTTAGTTAAATTTTTATCAACAACCAAAGCTATTTGAAAGGTTAAAAAATACATTCAGACTAACTTCTAAAACAAAAATGAAGTATTTGTGTGTTTGTGAATTGAGTAAGATACCTTCTTGTTGAtggttaatttactttttttcctCTGTCTGTTGTTGCAGTTATGTTAAGAGAAAAGTTGTGAAGGGGTGTGGGGTTGAATAATTAAGGTATTGTGTAGTGATTTTTTATGCACATAATAGAATAGATTCTCCTAATATAGATATAGATCTTCTTTCTCATTTCATACTCTCACGTGCAGAAATGATAAATCTAACTACATCTTTCTATATGGTCCTGAAATCCTATATCATATGATGTCCTTTGAGACTGTATTTGGTAAGTATTTGCTTAGTTCTGTGCTTtggttatgtttatatatgtatgtatactatAGAAAATAGATGCCTTCTGCAAGATTTTTGTTCTTTTCATTATCTATGTATATGGATGTGAATTGCATAAGAAAGGTAACAACGTGATTCCCATAAATTACTTACGTATGCTTCTTGAACTTTCATTATATGTGTAACTAAAAATAATGTGACTTCAAAGTCTTCATTTAgtgctaaataataataatttgatgaAAAGTTGTTCCTGCCCTCAAATATTACGTTGGTGTTAACTGTTAAGTAAGGTTTACATAGTTTCTGGCTACATCCCCACACACATTAGCATaatatcaaaaatagaaaattagttAGTATTAATTAAATATACCTATATTTGGCATTTAAACCCACCTAAAGTCTATATTTTAGACTTTTAGgtaactttaattaatttttctccTCTTATTTTAAAGAGCTAGCCTTATATATAAGTGGTCATTTTATTTGGACTATGTTGTGATTATtatgtaattattatattttaaaaaatattattaaaattaaaatttgaaagattttAGGAAAATAAAGTTGATAAAGTGAACAAGTATGCTCTGCATATTTATTATCCTTAATAAAAGTTCAACAACTAAGACTTGGAATAATAATCACACTACTCTAAAAGTCCAACGTATTTGGCCTGGTTTAGTGCTTACTTGAGTGCCTGATAGGATGTCAACCCCATGTTTGGCATGGTTTAGTGCTTGAATCATGGTAATTAAGGTGAATCTTGCATCCCCCTCTTCATAGACACTTGTAAGATAGTTGTGAAGTTCAATTTGGCCCTGTTCCATGTGATAGAAGGagtgagaagaaaaaaaaggtgaAAGAGGATAGTTTCTTGGTGATAATAGGCTCTCATTTTTAAGTTTTTTGTGTTAAATGATAGTGTATTAGAGTAACTCTATGCACAATTCAATATCCTACTTTGTGGTCCATTTCTGCAACTTGAACTAACCTGTGTATTAATCCTTGGTTTATATTTTCCAGTGATTTGGTTGTAGCTTCTCCTGTGGAG is a window from the Arachis hypogaea cultivar Tifrunner chromosome 17, arahy.Tifrunner.gnm2.J5K5, whole genome shotgun sequence genome containing:
- the LOC112766250 gene encoding uncharacterized protein isoform X1 produces the protein MHRSFSRHLWLVLRYAILNLEVIQAAISLAKQEGLLVSLDLASFEMVRKFKPPLMKLLESGNIDLCFANQDEATKLQFLVHTAGICSQAIASQYSAYQDLIHEAF
- the LOC112766250 gene encoding uncharacterized protein isoform X2, coding for MHRSFSRHLWLVLRYAILNLEVIQAAISLAKQEGLLVSLDLASFEMVRKFKPPLMKLLESGNIDLCFANQDEATKLQLNLFSSHCLPI